A region of Maridesulfovibrio sp. DNA encodes the following proteins:
- a CDS encoding response regulator, with translation MLKIDKVQTRIGLLIVAISLISFFVSGAYDYSSMRSDMFKELNQKADGLAERLSESLITPLWNVDQAAINRILLSEMNDKRIKAILVTEDNGNNVFAGKIRNENLEIINFNTWPIGNFVKRKAEISIMKQPIGAVEIFLSPKFIDNELYHSLLNSLLRTMLLVILINMALFVTLRKILISPIAKLSQTARQISLDKNYSSRVQIECKGEMKSLVENFNNMLQQIEEQDLKLKQYSGQLQEKIHQSNKNLENSYRELKIINRKLETAKNEAEAASKSKSEFMANVSHEIRTPMNAIIGMADLTMETNLSSKQREFLKIIISSGKVLLRLINDILDFSKIEAGKLSLEKVNFNLHQLIHDISDLFVEQMVASQTELVIDIRPGVPQRIIGDPLRLRQVLINITANAFKFTSKGEIIITVSAAKIDTHKSEIVFAVKDTGIGIPEKVQPHLFEEFKQADGSTTRKYGGTGLGLSISKRIVELMGGKIWFRSKPEKGSTFFFTITPEVAAEHVSRDFALPQELQNTPVLVVDDNFAVRSVLVRYLKQFGFQATSVVDAENALKLIAENKDNQFKLVIFDLKLPGMNGDEASIEIRKTYSKEELPIMMVTSTELDTALAKAQKAQINRMLSKPLKQMTLFNSILDTFGYEIPKEYSYEPSRQVENEFKEFKLLLVEDNPINQQVAEQILLSTGIEIHSAANGKIATEMVQETEYDILLMDIQMPEMDGYEATKKIRSELGMTDLPIIAMTAHAMRGDKEKCLNSGMDDYIPKPIDKEQMISTIRAHLLKKKALQNSAEHVKNDGQNQQEQVTKDGAACREININEVLERIGGDMGILVSILRNFKEYNANFEKDMQIMLQNKQLKEAGDKAHTLKGAAANISAQELAIATLELEKACKADLMQEAREALEKTSVKLERLFAEISLLGKNYD, from the coding sequence TTGTTAAAAATAGATAAAGTTCAGACAAGAATCGGATTGCTTATTGTAGCAATATCGCTCATTTCGTTCTTTGTTTCAGGAGCTTACGACTACAGCTCCATGCGTAGTGACATGTTCAAAGAACTGAACCAGAAAGCCGACGGTCTGGCCGAAAGACTTTCCGAATCACTGATAACACCTCTCTGGAACGTTGATCAAGCAGCCATCAACCGAATCCTGCTGTCTGAGATGAATGATAAACGCATCAAGGCCATTCTGGTTACGGAAGATAATGGCAACAATGTTTTTGCCGGTAAAATACGCAATGAAAATTTGGAAATAATTAATTTCAACACCTGGCCCATAGGCAACTTTGTAAAGCGAAAAGCGGAAATATCCATCATGAAACAGCCCATAGGAGCTGTGGAAATATTTCTGTCCCCCAAATTCATTGATAATGAACTGTACCATTCCCTGCTTAATTCCCTGCTGCGAACCATGCTGCTGGTTATCCTGATTAACATGGCCCTGTTCGTGACCCTGCGCAAGATTCTGATTTCCCCGATTGCGAAACTCAGTCAGACAGCCCGGCAGATCTCCTTGGATAAAAACTACAGCTCAAGGGTGCAGATTGAATGTAAGGGAGAAATGAAGAGCCTCGTTGAAAACTTTAACAATATGCTGCAGCAGATTGAAGAGCAGGACCTCAAACTCAAACAGTACAGTGGACAGCTGCAGGAAAAAATACATCAGAGCAACAAGAACCTTGAAAACAGCTACCGCGAACTTAAAATAATCAACCGCAAGCTGGAAACGGCAAAGAATGAAGCTGAAGCCGCATCAAAATCCAAAAGTGAATTCATGGCCAATGTGAGTCACGAGATCCGTACCCCCATGAATGCCATCATAGGTATGGCAGACCTGACCATGGAGACTAATCTTTCATCCAAGCAACGTGAATTTTTAAAAATTATTATCAGTTCCGGCAAGGTGCTGCTGCGACTGATCAATGACATACTTGATTTCTCTAAAATTGAGGCAGGAAAACTCAGTCTCGAAAAAGTAAATTTCAACCTGCATCAACTCATTCACGATATAAGTGATCTCTTTGTGGAACAGATGGTGGCCTCGCAGACAGAACTGGTTATCGATATCAGGCCGGGAGTGCCGCAAAGAATCATCGGCGACCCTCTGCGCCTGCGACAGGTACTAATCAATATTACCGCCAACGCCTTCAAATTCACCAGCAAAGGAGAAATTATCATCACCGTCTCTGCAGCTAAGATAGATACACATAAGTCAGAGATTGTTTTCGCCGTCAAAGACACCGGAATAGGGATTCCAGAAAAAGTGCAGCCCCATCTTTTTGAGGAATTCAAGCAGGCAGACGGATCAACCACCCGTAAATACGGTGGAACCGGACTTGGACTTTCCATCTCCAAACGTATTGTAGAACTCATGGGCGGGAAAATCTGGTTCCGGAGTAAACCAGAAAAAGGAAGCACTTTTTTCTTTACCATAACTCCCGAAGTTGCCGCTGAACATGTCTCCAGAGATTTTGCACTTCCACAGGAATTGCAGAATACCCCTGTTCTGGTTGTAGACGATAACTTTGCTGTGCGCAGCGTACTGGTCCGCTATCTCAAACAATTCGGCTTTCAGGCAACCAGCGTGGTCGATGCGGAAAATGCGCTAAAGCTTATAGCTGAAAATAAGGATAACCAGTTTAAACTGGTTATCTTCGACCTTAAACTGCCCGGCATGAATGGGGATGAGGCAAGTATCGAGATTCGCAAAACTTACAGTAAAGAAGAACTGCCAATCATGATGGTTACGTCCACCGAGCTGGATACGGCACTAGCAAAAGCCCAGAAGGCACAAATCAACCGGATGCTTAGTAAACCGCTCAAGCAGATGACCCTGTTCAACTCAATTCTGGATACCTTCGGTTACGAAATACCCAAGGAATATTCTTACGAACCATCCAGACAGGTAGAAAACGAATTTAAAGAATTCAAACTGCTTCTGGTTGAAGACAACCCCATCAACCAGCAGGTGGCAGAGCAGATTCTACTTTCAACAGGAATTGAAATTCATTCCGCAGCCAACGGCAAAATCGCCACGGAAATGGTACAGGAAACTGAATACGATATTCTTCTTATGGACATTCAAATGCCTGAAATGGATGGTTACGAGGCTACAAAAAAAATCCGCTCTGAACTTGGGATGACCGACCTGCCCATCATAGCCATGACCGCCCACGCCATGCGCGGTGACAAAGAAAAATGCCTAAACTCCGGTATGGATGATTACATTCCCAAACCAATTGATAAAGAACAGATGATCAGCACCATCCGCGCTCACCTGCTCAAAAAGAAAGCTCTGCAAAACTCAGCGGAACACGTGAAAAATGACGGACAAAACCAACAGGAACAGGTAACAAAAGATGGAGCTGCCTGCCGTGAAATAAATATCAACGAGGTATTGGAGCGCATCGGCGGAGATATGGGGATTCTGGTGAGTATTCTGCGTAACTTCAAGGAGTACAATGCCAACTTTGAAAAAGACATGCAAATCATGCTGCAAAACAAGCAACTCAAAGAAGCTGGAGATAAAGCACATACCCTGAAGGGAGCGGCCGCTAATATTTCCGCACAGGAATTGGCCATAGCCACGCTTGAGTTGGAAAAAGCCTGTAAAGCTGACCTCATGCAAGAAGCCCGTGAAGCCTTGGAAAAGACATCCGTAAAACTTGAACGGCTGTTTGCTGAAATATCCCTGCTGGGAAAAAATTATGACTGA